A window from Apteryx mantelli isolate bAptMan1 chromosome 27, bAptMan1.hap1, whole genome shotgun sequence encodes these proteins:
- the AGO3 gene encoding protein argonaute-3 isoform X1: MEIGSAGPVGAQPLLMVPRRPGYGTMGKPIKLLANCFQVEIPKIDVYLYEVDIKPDKCPRRVNREVVDSMVQHFKVTIFGDRRPVYDGKRSLYTANPLPVATTGVDLDVTLPGEGGKDRPFKVSIKFVSRVSWHLLHEVLTGRTLPEPLELDKPISTNPVHAVDVVLRHLPSMKYTPVGRSFFSAPEGYDHPLGGGREVWFGFHQSVRPAMWKMMLNIDVSATAFYKAQPVIQFMCEVLDIHNIDEQPRPLTDSHRVKFTKEIKGLKVEVTHCGTMRRKYRVCNVTRRPASHQTFPLQLENGQTVERTVAQYFREKYNLQLKYPHLPCLQVGQEQKHTYLPLEVCNIVAGQRCIKKLTDNQTSTMIKATARSAPDRQEEISRLVRSANYDADPFVQEFQFKVRDEMAHVTGRVLPAPMLQYGGRNRTVATPSHGVWDMRGKQFHTGVEIKMWAIACFATQRQCREEILKGFTDQLRKISKDAGMPIQGQPCFCKYAQGADSVEPMFRHLKNTYSGLQLIIVILPGKTPVYAEVKRVGDTLLGMATQCVQVKNVIKTSPQTLSNLCLKINVKLGGINNILVPHQRPSVFQQPVIFLGADVTHPPAGDGKKPSIAAVVGSMDAHPSRYCATVRVQRPRQEIIQDLASMVRELLIQFYKSTRFKPTRIIFYRDGVSEGQFRQVLYYELLAIREACISLEKDYQPGITYIVVQKRHHTRLFCADRTERVGRSGNIPAGTTVDTDITHPYEFDFYLCSHAGIQGTSRPSHYHVLWDDNCFTADELQLLTYQLCHTYVRCTRSVSIPAPAYYAHLVAFRARYHLVDKEHDSAEGSHVSGQSNGRDPQALAKAVQIHQDTLRTMYFA, from the exons gaCCCGTCGGGGCACAGCCCCTACTCATGGTGCCCAGACGTCCTGGCTATGGCACCATGGGCAAACCCATTAAACTGCTGGCCAACTGCTTCCAAGTTGAAATCCCAAAGATTGATGTCTACCTCTATGAGGTGGATATCAAACCAGATAAGTGTCCTCGGAGGGTGAACAG GGAGGTGGTGGACTCAATGGTGCAGCATTTTAAAGTGACAATATTTGGGGACCGTAGACCAGTTTATGATGGGAAAAGAAGCCTTTATACAGCCAATCCACTTCCTGTGGCCACTACTGGG GTGGATTTGGATGTGACTTTaccaggagaaggaggaaaagatcGTCCCTTCAAAGTGTCGATAAAGTTTGTTTCTCGGGTGAGCTGGCACTTGCTGCATGAAGTTTTGACAGGAAGAACCTTGCCTGAGCCTCTGGAACTAGACAAACCAATCAGCACTAACCCTGTTCATGCTGTCGATGTGGTGCTACGACACCTACCCTCCATGAA GTATACCCCGGTGGGCCGCTCCTTTTTCTCAGCTCCAGAAGGCTATGATCACCCCTTGGGAGGCGGTAGGGAGGTTTGGTTTGGATTCCATCAGTCTGTTCGGCCTGCCATGTGGAaaatgatgctcaatattgatg TTTCTGCCACTGCCTTCTACAAAGCACAACCTGTAATTCAATTTATGTGTGAAGTTCTTGACATTCATAATATTGATGAACAACCAAGACCTCTGACTGATTCTCATCGGGTAAAATTCACCAAAGAGATAAAGG GTCTGAAGGTAGAAGTGACTCATTGTGGAACAATGAGACGGAAATACCGTGTTTGTAACGTAACAAGAAGGCCTGCAAGTCATCAAAC CTTCCCTTTACAGTTAGAAAACGGCCAGACTGTGGAGAGAACAGTAGCACAGTATTTCAGAGAGAAATACAACCTCCAGCTGAAATACCCTCATCTTCCTTGCCTACAAGTGGGACAAGAACAGAAACACACCTACCTGCCTTTAGAA GTATGTAACATTGTAGCTGGCCAACGATGTATCAAGAAGCTAACAGACAATCAGACATCAACTATGATAAAGGCAACAGCAAGATCTGCTCCAGATAGACAAGAGGAAATAAGCAGATTG GTAAGAAGTGCAAATTATGATGCAGATCCATTTGTTCAAGAGTTCCAGTTCAAAGTCCGGGATGAGATGGCCCATGTGACGGGGCGTGTGCTCCCAGCTCCAATGTTGCAGTATGGAGGACGG AATCGGACAGTGGCAACCCCAAGCCATGGAGTATGGGACATGCGAGGGAAGCAGTTTCACACTGGTGTTGAGATCAAAATGTGGGCCATAGCTTGTTTTGCAACACAGAGACAGtgcagagaagaaatattgaa GGGTTTTACAGACCAGCTGCGCaagatctccaaggatgcagGGATGCCGATCCAAGGGCAGCCCTGTTTCTGTAAATATGCACAAGGTGCGGACAGTGTGGAGCCCATGTTTCGGCACCTCAAGAACACCTATTCAGGGCTTCAGCTCATCATTGTCATCCTGCCAGGGAAAACGCCAGTATATG CGGAGGTGAAGCGTGTGGGAGATACACTGTTGGGAATGGCCACGCAGTGTGTTCAAGTCAAAAATGTTATCAAAACATCTCCACAGACCCTATCAAATCTGTGCCTGAAGATAAATGTTAAACTAGGAGGAATTAACAATATCCTTGTACCTCATCAACG accttcTGTGTTCCAGCAGCCAGTGATCTTTTTGGGAGCAGATGTCACACACCCTCCTGCTGGAGATGGAAAGAAGCCTTCCATAGCTGCT GTTGTAGGTAGTATGGATGCTCATCCAAGCCGGTACTGTGCCACAGTGAGAGTTCAGCGACCTCGGCAGGAAATCATCCAAGATCTTGCCTCCATGGTGAGAGAGCTTCTCATCCAGTTCTATAAATCAACACGGTTCAAGCCCACACGAATCATCTTCTATAGGGATGGAGTCTCTGAAGGACAGTTTAGACAG GTTTTGTATTATGAACTGCTAGCTATTAGAGAAGCCTGCATCAGTTTGGAGAAGGATTACCAGCCTGGAATAACCTATATTGTGGTGCAGAAGCGACATCATACACGATTGTTTTGTGCTGACAGAACAGAAAGG GTTGGACGAAGCGGCAACATTCCGGCTGGAACAACTGTAGATACAGACATTACACATCCATATGAGTTTGACTTTTACCTCTGTAGCCATGCTGGAATACAG GGTACCAGCCGTCCCTCACACTATCATGTTTTGTGGGATGATAACTGTTTTACTGCAGATGAACTTCAGCTGCTGACTTACCAGCTTTGCCACACATACGTGCGCTGTACACGTTCAGTTTCTATACCTGCACCAGCGTATTATGCTCACCTGGTAGCATTCAGAGCACGATACCATCTTGTGGACAAAGAACATGACAG TGCTGAAGGAAGCCATGTTTCAGGACAAAGCAATGGGAGAGATCCACAGGCCCTTGCGAAGGCTGTACAAATTCACCAAGACACCTTACGCACGATGTACTTCGCTTAA
- the AGO3 gene encoding protein argonaute-3 isoform X2, which produces MVPRRPGYGTMGKPIKLLANCFQVEIPKIDVYLYEVDIKPDKCPRRVNREVVDSMVQHFKVTIFGDRRPVYDGKRSLYTANPLPVATTGVDLDVTLPGEGGKDRPFKVSIKFVSRVSWHLLHEVLTGRTLPEPLELDKPISTNPVHAVDVVLRHLPSMKYTPVGRSFFSAPEGYDHPLGGGREVWFGFHQSVRPAMWKMMLNIDVSATAFYKAQPVIQFMCEVLDIHNIDEQPRPLTDSHRVKFTKEIKGLKVEVTHCGTMRRKYRVCNVTRRPASHQTFPLQLENGQTVERTVAQYFREKYNLQLKYPHLPCLQVGQEQKHTYLPLEVCNIVAGQRCIKKLTDNQTSTMIKATARSAPDRQEEISRLVRSANYDADPFVQEFQFKVRDEMAHVTGRVLPAPMLQYGGRNRTVATPSHGVWDMRGKQFHTGVEIKMWAIACFATQRQCREEILKGFTDQLRKISKDAGMPIQGQPCFCKYAQGADSVEPMFRHLKNTYSGLQLIIVILPGKTPVYAEVKRVGDTLLGMATQCVQVKNVIKTSPQTLSNLCLKINVKLGGINNILVPHQRPSVFQQPVIFLGADVTHPPAGDGKKPSIAAVVGSMDAHPSRYCATVRVQRPRQEIIQDLASMVRELLIQFYKSTRFKPTRIIFYRDGVSEGQFRQVLYYELLAIREACISLEKDYQPGITYIVVQKRHHTRLFCADRTERVGRSGNIPAGTTVDTDITHPYEFDFYLCSHAGIQGTSRPSHYHVLWDDNCFTADELQLLTYQLCHTYVRCTRSVSIPAPAYYAHLVAFRARYHLVDKEHDSAEGSHVSGQSNGRDPQALAKAVQIHQDTLRTMYFA; this is translated from the exons ATGGTGCCCAGACGTCCTGGCTATGGCACCATGGGCAAACCCATTAAACTGCTGGCCAACTGCTTCCAAGTTGAAATCCCAAAGATTGATGTCTACCTCTATGAGGTGGATATCAAACCAGATAAGTGTCCTCGGAGGGTGAACAG GGAGGTGGTGGACTCAATGGTGCAGCATTTTAAAGTGACAATATTTGGGGACCGTAGACCAGTTTATGATGGGAAAAGAAGCCTTTATACAGCCAATCCACTTCCTGTGGCCACTACTGGG GTGGATTTGGATGTGACTTTaccaggagaaggaggaaaagatcGTCCCTTCAAAGTGTCGATAAAGTTTGTTTCTCGGGTGAGCTGGCACTTGCTGCATGAAGTTTTGACAGGAAGAACCTTGCCTGAGCCTCTGGAACTAGACAAACCAATCAGCACTAACCCTGTTCATGCTGTCGATGTGGTGCTACGACACCTACCCTCCATGAA GTATACCCCGGTGGGCCGCTCCTTTTTCTCAGCTCCAGAAGGCTATGATCACCCCTTGGGAGGCGGTAGGGAGGTTTGGTTTGGATTCCATCAGTCTGTTCGGCCTGCCATGTGGAaaatgatgctcaatattgatg TTTCTGCCACTGCCTTCTACAAAGCACAACCTGTAATTCAATTTATGTGTGAAGTTCTTGACATTCATAATATTGATGAACAACCAAGACCTCTGACTGATTCTCATCGGGTAAAATTCACCAAAGAGATAAAGG GTCTGAAGGTAGAAGTGACTCATTGTGGAACAATGAGACGGAAATACCGTGTTTGTAACGTAACAAGAAGGCCTGCAAGTCATCAAAC CTTCCCTTTACAGTTAGAAAACGGCCAGACTGTGGAGAGAACAGTAGCACAGTATTTCAGAGAGAAATACAACCTCCAGCTGAAATACCCTCATCTTCCTTGCCTACAAGTGGGACAAGAACAGAAACACACCTACCTGCCTTTAGAA GTATGTAACATTGTAGCTGGCCAACGATGTATCAAGAAGCTAACAGACAATCAGACATCAACTATGATAAAGGCAACAGCAAGATCTGCTCCAGATAGACAAGAGGAAATAAGCAGATTG GTAAGAAGTGCAAATTATGATGCAGATCCATTTGTTCAAGAGTTCCAGTTCAAAGTCCGGGATGAGATGGCCCATGTGACGGGGCGTGTGCTCCCAGCTCCAATGTTGCAGTATGGAGGACGG AATCGGACAGTGGCAACCCCAAGCCATGGAGTATGGGACATGCGAGGGAAGCAGTTTCACACTGGTGTTGAGATCAAAATGTGGGCCATAGCTTGTTTTGCAACACAGAGACAGtgcagagaagaaatattgaa GGGTTTTACAGACCAGCTGCGCaagatctccaaggatgcagGGATGCCGATCCAAGGGCAGCCCTGTTTCTGTAAATATGCACAAGGTGCGGACAGTGTGGAGCCCATGTTTCGGCACCTCAAGAACACCTATTCAGGGCTTCAGCTCATCATTGTCATCCTGCCAGGGAAAACGCCAGTATATG CGGAGGTGAAGCGTGTGGGAGATACACTGTTGGGAATGGCCACGCAGTGTGTTCAAGTCAAAAATGTTATCAAAACATCTCCACAGACCCTATCAAATCTGTGCCTGAAGATAAATGTTAAACTAGGAGGAATTAACAATATCCTTGTACCTCATCAACG accttcTGTGTTCCAGCAGCCAGTGATCTTTTTGGGAGCAGATGTCACACACCCTCCTGCTGGAGATGGAAAGAAGCCTTCCATAGCTGCT GTTGTAGGTAGTATGGATGCTCATCCAAGCCGGTACTGTGCCACAGTGAGAGTTCAGCGACCTCGGCAGGAAATCATCCAAGATCTTGCCTCCATGGTGAGAGAGCTTCTCATCCAGTTCTATAAATCAACACGGTTCAAGCCCACACGAATCATCTTCTATAGGGATGGAGTCTCTGAAGGACAGTTTAGACAG GTTTTGTATTATGAACTGCTAGCTATTAGAGAAGCCTGCATCAGTTTGGAGAAGGATTACCAGCCTGGAATAACCTATATTGTGGTGCAGAAGCGACATCATACACGATTGTTTTGTGCTGACAGAACAGAAAGG GTTGGACGAAGCGGCAACATTCCGGCTGGAACAACTGTAGATACAGACATTACACATCCATATGAGTTTGACTTTTACCTCTGTAGCCATGCTGGAATACAG GGTACCAGCCGTCCCTCACACTATCATGTTTTGTGGGATGATAACTGTTTTACTGCAGATGAACTTCAGCTGCTGACTTACCAGCTTTGCCACACATACGTGCGCTGTACACGTTCAGTTTCTATACCTGCACCAGCGTATTATGCTCACCTGGTAGCATTCAGAGCACGATACCATCTTGTGGACAAAGAACATGACAG TGCTGAAGGAAGCCATGTTTCAGGACAAAGCAATGGGAGAGATCCACAGGCCCTTGCGAAGGCTGTACAAATTCACCAAGACACCTTACGCACGATGTACTTCGCTTAA